A region from the Deltaproteobacteria bacterium genome encodes:
- a CDS encoding phospholipase D family protein gives MEDNLFPIKYLNIVYKGKEFSGKWEDIFCSSDYEEFNGITYVSSPGFFFEFAKNFQRVELIIGIDKGGPALKFDPIEGAEFFQKLDLEIKKRVASGNINIRYAKDNAIHSKLYLLKGPDGRVGRVIIGSANFTQSALHENRQFEELIVYDRSDSSEVCDAYEKRYKEIYRNTIDYIPERIKEKFRMGLPIIIDEETGINIVQEDAGNLLHSDADFIHQSIEEEKKEIDYKVKEVENKVQLFKALSKKTEQGYEFKQPRSGLNKEVRDIIVKRYIDSTEPVTPAHTTNEKELFYKDEDHVLIVKDRDGSAMPVSKALDKEKLIQEIAKLNKVIDAYARFVKGSNEEKVKNKKRVFEIILYAFMSPFIWKMREEYSEIRKGKEVKADIPIFLIISGASRTGKTSLLHIINMLLGNYKEVDDYPKDNGFKIKKRLNYEDLYPVLIDEVPKDFFSRKGSVNTGRGQEFIIHVSNTLGDSKERKYPAVIMTTNEDVDSIAERLLRRVYNIKLETQFGTDKKAEAENHKSKVINELNDDLFKDFSWKMIQKIRNEPINFEFRNNDFLYYGRNIFKEWFNEIGQHPYDWYNEDKVDGYYERGSNRWRDLYNSKKQYFAVNNNNEILLDNNAVFKQPVQIKQYTEYLVSGVLKDNSGLMLRLDKKEFFKFIGVREGDGLLKRILGKLISAKD, from the coding sequence ATGGAGGATAATCTTTTCCCTATAAAATACTTAAATATAGTTTATAAAGGCAAGGAGTTTTCCGGGAAATGGGAAGATATTTTCTGTTCTTCGGATTATGAGGAATTCAATGGAATAACCTATGTCTCCAGCCCAGGATTCTTTTTTGAATTTGCGAAAAACTTTCAGCGTGTAGAGCTTATTATAGGTATAGACAAGGGCGGGCCAGCTTTAAAATTTGATCCAATAGAAGGAGCAGAATTTTTTCAGAAACTCGATCTTGAGATCAAGAAAAGGGTAGCAAGCGGAAACATCAATATACGCTATGCAAAGGACAATGCCATCCATTCAAAGCTTTATTTATTGAAAGGCCCGGATGGTAGAGTAGGGCGTGTTATCATAGGATCTGCTAATTTCACACAAAGTGCTCTCCACGAGAATAGGCAGTTTGAAGAATTGATCGTTTATGATCGCTCTGATAGTTCCGAGGTATGTGATGCTTATGAGAAAAGATATAAAGAAATATATCGAAATACCATTGACTATATACCTGAAAGGATAAAGGAAAAGTTTAGGATGGGTCTCCCTATTATCATCGATGAGGAAACAGGAATCAACATTGTTCAGGAAGATGCGGGTAATTTATTGCATTCCGATGCTGATTTTATACACCAAAGCATAGAGGAAGAAAAAAAAGAAATAGACTATAAGGTAAAAGAGGTAGAAAACAAGGTACAACTTTTCAAAGCTCTTTCAAAGAAGACTGAGCAGGGCTACGAATTCAAACAACCAAGGAGTGGATTGAACAAAGAGGTCAGGGACATCATTGTAAAAAGATACATAGATTCAACAGAGCCTGTTACTCCGGCACACACTACAAATGAGAAAGAGCTTTTCTATAAAGATGAGGATCATGTTCTTATTGTAAAAGACCGTGATGGCTCTGCAATGCCGGTGTCCAAGGCATTGGACAAAGAGAAACTGATCCAGGAAATAGCCAAGTTAAATAAGGTAATAGATGCCTATGCCAGATTTGTAAAAGGCAGTAATGAAGAGAAGGTCAAGAACAAAAAAAGAGTGTTTGAGATCATACTATATGCCTTTATGTCTCCTTTTATATGGAAAATGCGGGAAGAATACTCCGAGATAAGAAAGGGCAAAGAGGTCAAGGCAGATATACCGATATTTTTGATCATCTCAGGTGCATCCAGGACAGGGAAAACATCGTTATTACATATAATCAATATGCTGCTGGGAAATTATAAAGAAGTTGATGATTATCCTAAAGATAATGGTTTCAAAATTAAGAAGCGACTTAATTATGAAGATTTATACCCTGTTTTAATTGATGAAGTTCCGAAGGATTTCTTCAGCAGAAAAGGTTCTGTAAACACGGGGAGAGGACAGGAATTTATTATACATGTAAGTAATACGTTAGGTGATTCAAAAGAACGCAAATATCCTGCTGTTATCATGACTACAAACGAAGATGTCGATAGCATTGCGGAGAGATTGTTGCGAAGGGTTTATAACATCAAATTGGAGACACAGTTCGGCACTGATAAGAAGGCAGAGGCAGAGAATCATAAAAGTAAGGTTATAAACGAATTAAATGACGACTTGTTTAAGGATTTCTCATGGAAAATGATTCAAAAAATCAGAAATGAACCAATAAACTTTGAATTCAGAAACAATGATTTTTTATACTACGGGCGAAATATTTTTAAAGAGTGGTTTAATGAGATAGGTCAACATCCTTATGATTGGTACAACGAAGATAAAGTAGACGGTTATTATGAACGGGGGAGTAATCGGTGGCGGGACTTGTACAACAGTAAAAAACAATATTTTGCAGTAAATAATAACAATGAAATATTATTAGATAATAATGCTGTTTTTAAGCAACCTGTCCAAATAAAACAATACACAGAATATCTTGTTTCGGGTGTACTGAAAGACAACAGTGGATTGATGTTGAGACTTGATAAAAAAGAGTTTTTCAAGTTTATCGGAGTGAGAGAGGGAGATGGGTTATTAAAAAGAATTTTGGGTAAATTGATAAGTGCAAAGGATTAG